The window TTATGATCAAAGAGGATAGAACTCGCACGTGTTGTGCTGTGCCGGTGCTGGAGGTTAAAGGCAGTAGCGCTTGGCTCAATTTATATGACATTTTATGTTGTTTAAAGATGTTGAGATACCATATATTTACGAAAAGTTTCATTGCGCtaaaaaatttccaatttcctgtGCAAGTAGTGGCTTGTCAGAGGCTTTGTAATGTTTCTTGGCTAAGGAATATTTTCGTTATACGCACACCTCCTGCAGTATCACAAAACTGTTTAACTGGCAAATGGAAGGATTTACCTGGTTCGAGATCCTTATATTTTAATGCAAGATGTTTGTCTAGTGCTAATGCGTTGCGTGAATCAGAAAATACGTATGCTCATAAAGTATTGGAGGAAATCCCGAAGTACAGTGAAACCCTTATGGACCCAAAATTAGGAATCGAACCAATAGACGATAAAGAATTTCGAAGACTGACCAGTGTGGAGTGGAATGATGAAAGTGCTGAAAGTGTGTGCAAAGCATTTGAGAGTATATCATATTATTGCTCACATAAATCATATTCATTATCCGATGCAATATTTACTAATATATGCCATTCGTTGACTCTGAATTGTAAAGATATGACAGACTGTGAACTCATTAGAACTCTTGCATGTCTTTCGAAATGGCCTCAGACTGACTTTTTTAATTCAGTGAACTTTTCCACTTTATGGAGTACTCTTGATAAAGAATGTGTGCAGCGTTACAAGCAGTGGGATCGCAATAAATTATTGTTAGTAGCTGATCATTGGTACATGCTTCATTTATCAAGATTTTGTGAATATATGTGGTTTAGTAATTGGAAATTAGGACGCAAGCCCAGTTCGCTTAGCCCTGCACAACTTGTCCAAACTATGTTTTACATGAATGCTTGCCGCAAAATTCATCCCAATATATCCATGTATGAATTTGAATATAGTTTTGAACAGTGTATTGACAAGTTAACTCTGGAGGAAATTAGCATTATGTCAATgggattttttaaaactcaaacaAAAATTAAAAGTTCAAATCTTCTTTACAAAATACTTGAAAGGACAATGAGCGAAGTAGATTCCATCAAGGATATTACATTAAGTGCTATTCTTAAAATTGTTCGTTATTCCATTACTCCTTCATTGGCCGACATGTTGTATCAACTTTTGAACAAATTGGTTTTGCGTGTAAATGACCTCTCCCTGCTCTCTTGTATTCACACTGCTTTGGCTGGTTCAAATGTTCTTATCTTTCATGAAGACATTTTGAAGTCTGTATCACAACGATTTAGTCGGGCAATTAAGGATGCTCGTGTCAAGGATTTGGAGAGATTAGCATTTGTGTTAACATTGTACAACTACGACCCACATACAGATCCATGCATCTTCAGTCAGATTGCAAACGAGCTTTCCAGCCCTAATCGTAAAGAAGAATTTGCATCCTTTCCTAAATGCGTTCCACGTTGTTTGCATTACTTGACAATTAAGGACATTTTTTTAGATGATCTTATTAGTCAAGTTCTAGATCCAGAGTTCATCGCAGTGGTGTATggtgagtttactttagttaagtgATTCTGGTAGAAAATAGAAGGTGGTGCTTCTGTATCTGGCAGGCATACTTAGGATAGAGAGAAGGCACATAAAAATGTTGTGCAGTGATACCTTAAATAGTAGAAAAGAGAGATcttttatgcttgccaaggacctaCCAACTTGTCCCTAGCACTATTTTATCTTCTGTAGAGGAGAAAAAAGAAGATTGGTAAATCAGGTGATTGCGACCATTTGCTGTATTCCTATTGGCTGGCCAAAGTTCATATTGTTTCTGACAGAGCTCGCGTTGTGTCCAGGCACAGGGGTGCCACATTTGGTAAAAGTAAGAGAACTGGAAATATGGAAATTGTCATGGCAAGTGCTCTATCCACAACGTGATTGCTTTTTGTCATTTTATGTGCGGGATCTGAGTGCTAATTAGTAGTGGTATAAATTAAGTGATTTATTCCTTGTGGAGAATGTGAAAGGATCCCAATGATCTTGTCATTAGTCGGACCTGAGCAGTCCAGATGATTGATCTTTTCACTAACCtgacctaacgaatccagaccaatggtggtgTTGTGAGATGCTAGAGGCTTGTGAACCGCTTTGCAGCTCTAACCTGGGTACTTATGCCCTCACACCCTCCATGCTTGCATGCCCGCGT is drawn from Anabrus simplex isolate iqAnaSimp1 chromosome 1, ASM4041472v1, whole genome shotgun sequence and contains these coding sequences:
- the LOC136872291 gene encoding FAST kinase domain-containing protein 5, mitochondrial, producing MLRYHIFTKSFIALKNFQFPVQVVACQRLCNVSWLRNIFVIRTPPAVSQNCLTGKWKDLPGSRSLYFNARCLSSANALRESENTYAHKVLEEIPKYSETLMDPKLGIEPIDDKEFRRLTSVEWNDESAESVCKAFESISYYCSHKSYSLSDAIFTNICHSLTLNCKDMTDCELIRTLACLSKWPQTDFFNSVNFSTLWSTLDKECVQRYKQWDRNKLLLVADHWYMLHLSRFCEYMWFSNWKLGRKPSSLSPAQLVQTMFYMNACRKIHPNISMYEFEYSFEQCIDKLTLEEISIMSMGFFKTQTKIKSSNLLYKILERTMSEVDSIKDITLSAILKIVRYSITPSLADMLYQLLNKLVLRVNDLSLLSCIHTALAGSNVLIFHEDILKSVSQRFSRAIKDARVKDLERLAFVLTLYNYDPHTDPCIFSQIANELSSPNRKEEFASFPKCVPRCLHYLTIKDIFLDDLISQVLDPEFIAVVYGKNSFHINREILSLDAFVEIERPHYTGNRLPPKTRGFLAKRYNAPLPKEKKNMTATMRMFMEVMELVSNMLGGEKYCYVGHILPHFERSDIAFFVSRGRAVEIPMSLRESELSAVKYAPSLPETGSWCCIVVGGWNSYISNTRKMLGTTECKIHQLKTIGYSPIYVPWYEWVSLASTARERYLRDKIEAACAR